The genomic stretch CGGAACTCTTCCAGTAGGTGAAGCCGTCATCACGCCAGGCTTCGGCCTGAGTGCGCGTCACATCATCCATACTGTCGGTCCAGTCTGGCATGGAGGAGATCGTGACGAACCTCGATTGCTCAGGCAGGCATATGCCAACTCCCTTCTACTGGCACATCAGCATGAACTCCACTCCATAGCCTTTCCTGCCATTTCTTGTGGCGTATACGGATATCCTGCGGAACAGGCCGCTGGGATAGCGCTTGGCGAACTCAAGTCCGGGCTGCAAGACGGTCTGGTCTCAGAAATTTTCATGGTATTGCATGGCCGCACCGCTTTCGACGTATGGCGTAATGCAGCCGAAGACTGCCTGTAATCAGGCAAGGAGATAGTATGCAACTCAGAGGAACAACCATTGTCGCGGTCAAAGACGAAAACGGTACCGCGGTAGCAGGCGACGGACAGGTAACTTTCGGCCAGTCTGTCGTCATGAAACATACGGCTCGCAAGGTTCGTCGGATTTACAAGGACAAGGTCACCGTCGGATTCGCCGGTGCCACAGCCGATGCCTTCACCCTTTCCGAGCGGTTTGAGGCCAAACTGGAGAGTTATGCCGGTAACCTGCTTCGTGCAGCGGTGGAGCTGGCGAAAGATTGGCGCACAGATAAGTACTTGCGCAAACTGGAAGCAATGCTGCTGGCCGCTGACGGCGAACATGTCCTGATCATCTCCGGCACCGGTGATGTCATCGAGCCGGACGACGGCGTTGCTGCCATTGGTTCGGGGGGCTCCTACGCTCTTGCAGCCGCTCGGGCTCTCCAACGCTCTACCGATCTGCCAGCCAGTGAAATCGCTCAAAAGGCCATGGAAATCGCTGCGGAAATCTGCGTTTACACCAACGACAATATTGTCCTGGAAGCACAGGAAAAATAACACACTTATCGCAATCGTGGCTTGCTGCTCTCAATGAAGGTCAGCGTAAAAGCACAAGCGAGATGTGGAGGCTATTCATATTATGAGTAATTTGACACCCAGAGAAATCGTTTCCGAACTCGACAGATATATCATCGGACAAAATGACGCCAAGCGCATGGTAGCCATCGCCATGCGTAACCGTTGGCGTCGTCAGCAGATTGATCCTGATCTTCGTGATGAAATTTCCCCCAAAAACATCATCCTCATGGGACCTACCGGCGTTGGTAAAACCGAAATTGCCCGCCGACTTGCCAAGCTGACCCATTGTCCGTTCTTCAAGGTGGAAGCAACCAAGTTCACCGAAGTCGGTTACGTTGGTCGGGATGTGGAATCCATGATTCGTGACCTGATGGAAATCGGTGTGAGCATGGTCCACAAAGAGGAAACCGAGAAGGTGCGCATCAAGGCGGAAAAACATGCTGAAGAGCGGCTTCTTGACCTGTTGCTGCCGCGAAGCACTCCCAAGAGTAGTGGGGGGCCTGCCGGATTCTTTATGGGCTCTGCCAATGGCGAGGTTGAAGAGAAGCCCGAGCCGCCCAAAGATGATGCCACGCGGGAGAAATTCCGCCAGATGTTCCGTGCAGGGCAGCTGGATGACCGCGAGGTGGAACTGGAAGTGACCATGCAGTCCGGTGCTCAGGTCGAGATAATGGCCATTCCGGGCATGGAAGAGATGGGCTCCAACCTGCAAAACGCCTTTTCCAACATGTTCCCCGGCAAGAAAAAGCCCCGGAAGATGAAGATCAAGGATGCCTATCAGGTCCTGATTGATGAAGAGGCTGACAAGCTCATCGATCCTGATGCCGTGAACGAGCTTGCTCGCGAGCGAGTGGAGCAGCAGGGTATCCTCTTTGTGGACGAGATGGACAAAATCGCTTCCCGACAGGACGCTGGCGGCGGAACCGATGTTTCCAGAGAAGGGGTGCAGCGTGACCTGTTGCCCATCGTGGAAGGAAGTGTGGTCAACACCAAGTACGGCATGGTCAAGACCGATCACATCCTGTTCATTGCTGCTGGTGCGTTTCACTTTGCCAAGCCGTCGGACCTCATCCCCGAGTTGCAGGGTCGCTTCCCTCTGAGGGAAGAGTTGAATTCCCTGCACAAGGAAGAGTTTTACCGTATCCTTACGGAGCCCAAGAATGCACTGACAGTGCAATACAAGGCGCTGCTCGAAACCGAAGGCGTATCTGTCGACTTCACCAAGGAAGCCTTGGAAGAGATTGCCGAGACTGCCGAAAAGATCAACGAGGAAACCGAAAACATCGGCGCTCGTCGATTGTACACCATACTGGAAAAGATACTGGCGAAGCTCTCCTTCGAGGCGCCGGACAAGTCCGGGCAGACCATTACCATTGATCGTGAATACGTCCGCTCACAACTGAGTGACGTCATCGAGGATCGCGACCTGTCGCGTTACATTCTGTAGGAGTGACAATGCACGCTGGGATTGATCTTATCGGCGTTCCGCTCGATGAAAATTCGTCATACATGCGAGGTGCGACAGCCGGACCTGCTGCGGTCGTTGAAGCGCTTCGATGCGATTCGGCCAACATGTGGGCGGAAACAGGGGTTGATCTCGCTGATGTCCTTCATGAGAAGGGTGATCTGGTGTTGCCATCCGGCGAAGCTGCGATTCACACTATTCATGCCGCAGCAAAGGAAGCGGGGAAATCGGGAAGCAAGCCGTTGTTTCTCGGCGGAGACCATTCCATAACGTATCCGCTGGTCAAGGGACTGGCGGCGAGTGTGGGGGAGTTCTCCATACTCCATTTTGATGCTCACCCGGATTGCTACCATGCGTTCGAGGGCAACCGGTACTCCCATGCAAGCCCGTTTTCGCGGATCATGGAGGACGGGCTGTGCAAGCGTCTTGTCTCTGTTGGTATACGGACTGCCCATGGGCATCAGCGTGACCAGCGCGATACCTTTGGTATCGAGTGGCTGGAGATGAAAGACCAGCAGTCCTGGCCTGCTTTGTCGTTTGATGAGCCGGTGTATATCAGCTTTGATCTCGATGCGCTCGATCCGGCCTTTGCACCGGGAGTATCACACCATGAACCCGGCGGCATGTCGGTTCGGGAGGCTCTGCATATCATTCATTCCATCAACGTTCCGGTCATTGGAGCGGATGTTGTGGAGCTGAATCCTCAGCGCGATCTCAACGGTGTTACCGGCATGGTCGCTGCCAAGCTGGCCCGAGAGATCGCAGGAATGATGCTCAAGAATTAACCGTGATTTATACGAATAAAAAGGGCGAAGGATCATCATGATCCTTCGCCCTTTTTGATTGTATTTGATTGAGCTTATTTGACTTCGTCGGCTTCGCCTTTCACTTCGGCAATGGCTTCGGCATACGCCTGGAAGACGTCGTCACGGTTGATGAGGCCGATAATCTCCGAAGTATCGGTTTCGGATACAACCGGAATCTGACCGTAGTCGGTGTTCACGAAGCGAAGGAGCGCCTGATACAAGTCATAGTCAGGTCGTACGTAGACCGGCCTGGACATGAGGTCGCGCACCACAACGAGGTCGTGCAGGTCTTCCTCGAACATCCAGTTGCGGACGTTATGAATGGAAACCATGCCCACGAACCAGCCGTCTTCGGATCGTCTGACCGGGAAGTAGAGCTGATCCGAGTTGGCAATGATGTCCGTCAACGCCTTGAGTGTCGTGGATTCTTCCAGAACAATGACTTCACCGGGGTTGTAGAAGTCAGACACATGCATCTGCTCAAGGACGTTGATGGTAGCGTCCTCAGCGTGTGCCGGTGATTCAAACTTGTTCTCAACCTGATGCTCGTAGAGCGATACCTTGCGGCAAAGCACCAGACATAGTGCCGAGGCAAGCATCAGCGGAGCAAGCAGGCCATAGCCCTGAGTCAGCTCCGTGACCATGATCAGCGGCCCAATGGGAGCACTGGCGACACCGGCGAAGAATGCAGCCATGCCGACCAGAATGTAGGCGCCAGGTTGCGTGACAATATCCGGGAAGAAATGGTGCCCGAACTTGCCTACGAGACCGCCGGACATGCCGCCCACGAACAGGGCCGGCGCGAACATGCCGCCTGACATGCCGGAGCCGATGGTGACCGAGGTAGCCACGGTTTTACCGACGATGATGTAGCACATGCCAAGGGCCGGAATCTGTCCCAGAATAGCTAACTCAAGCCAGCCATATCCACCTGAGAGCACACCACCGATGATCAGTCCATCCTGCGCGGTGTGCGGGTAAAGGATACCGATGAGTCCCATGGCGAGACCGCCAATGCCCATGGACCAGATGATGCCGAGCTTTTCGCGAAGCGGGTAGAATATGTTGTATTTGATGATGGTGAATGTACGAATGTACATCCAACCGACAGCGGCGCAGACAAAGGCGAGCAGTACGTAGAAAATCAGCTCGCGCGGGTCATGGAACGAAAAGCGGGGGATGCCGAAAATCGGTTCGGTTCCGTAAAAGAACGTGAAGATGGAGTAGGAAACAACCGAACTCATGACCGAAGGCAGAATGGCCTCTGCCTCGAAGTCTTCGCGGTAGATAACCTCAACAGCGGTCAACGCACCACCAAGGGGGGCGCGGAATATGGCGCCAAGGCCACCGGCTGCGCCGGAGAGCAGGAGGAGGCGGCGTTCCTTGGCGGAAAAGTCGAACTTGTTGGCGAGCCACGAGCCGAGGCCAGCCCCAATCTGAGTGATGGGACCTTCGCGACCGGCGCTACCACCCGAGGCGATAGTCAGAACAGAGCATGCGCCGCGGATGAGCGCAACACGCCCCTTGATGACGCCACCCTGATTGTGGAACGCATTGATGGTTGCATCGGTGCCGTCTGTACCGCCTGTGACAGTCTCGGGGATGAACTTGTTGACCAGCCAGCCGGTGAGGAGGGCGGTTCCTGTCGTGAACACCGGAATCAGCCATGGGCGGAACTCCCCATGGGGTCCATGGAAGATACCTTCACCTGCGGGTTCCGGATAAACCAGTCCGGCCAGATTGTGTTGCAGAATGAACTTGCCTATTTCAACCAACCAGAAGAAGGCGACAGCGACAAGACCGGACATGGTGCCGACGAGGACGCCGATAACCAGCCAGCGAAAAGATGCAACGGTTGAATAGGCTTTGGCAAACGAGCGCCAGTAATTGAAGAATTGGGTGAAAAGGCTCATGACTATTTTTGTGTGCGGGCATTACCGAGGTCGGGGCGGGTCAGCTTGATGGCAGCATCGGGCTGGGCGAGTATCTGCCTGCCCAACTCTATGTCCTTGCCGATGCGCTCTTTGAGCTCGTCGATGCCGGAGAATTTTTTTTCATCACGGATGCGTTGTACGAAGTGTGCCTGTATTTCGCGACCATACAGGTCACCTTTGAAATCCAGAAGGTGGGCTTCCACAGACAGGGCATCATTATCAAAAGTGGGGTTCTTCCCGATATTGGCTACGCCCTGGTAAACGTCATCGTCCACTTCAACCCAAATGGCATATACGCCGGGTTTGGGGAACAGTTCGTCCACCAGCTTGAGGTTGGCCGTTGGAAATCCGAGCAACCGTCCGCCGCGATTCATGCCATGAACGACTTCACCGCGAACCTGATAGAAGCGGCCGAGCAAAGGGCGGACAGACCAGACCTGACCAGCCTGGACCAGATCACGGATACGGGTTGAGCTGACCACTGCGCCATCCACAGAGACAGGATCGAGCCTGTCGACTGTGAATCCTTTCTTTTGACCAAGAGCACTCAATGTCTCAAAGTTTCCGGCTCGTCCTTTGCCCAGGTGGTAGTCATAGCCAATGATCATTTCCTTCATATTGAGTGTGTCCAGCAGGTATTTTTGAACAAATTCTTCAGGAGAGAGCTTGGCCATATCCATGGTAAAATGCAGCAGCAGGCATACTTGCGGGCCGTATTGGGAAATGAGCTCCAACTTTTGCTGGGTCAACGTGATGAATGGCGGGTTGCGATCATCGCGAAGGACGCGAAGCGGATGCGGATCGAATGTTACGACGACACTGACCAAACCGCGAGCCTCTGCACGAGCGCAGGCAAGGCTGATGAGTTTTTGGTGACCTTTGTGAACACCGTCGAAGTTGCCGATGGTGACGCATGATCCGGCAATGATGTCCTTGATATCTTCTGGGTTCCTGGCGACGATCATAAAATTTTGTCTTCCGGGGTTAGGTAAAAATGAGGTTGGGAGGATACGTTAAAACCGCCCGCTCTTCAAGCGCGGGTCTTAGGTGTCGGCCGTTCGCTCCTTGAGGGTATTTTGAAAATCTTCCAGTCGTTTTTTCTGCTCATCCGACTTTGCATCTTTTTCAGCCTGTACAGCGTGATAGTTGGCTTTTTTTATGTTGCCGGAATACATGGCCGCATAGGCAAGATGCAGATTGCCGCTGAAAACATCGCCTGACTGGCCGAGCATGCGTCCGAGGTGCTGGTGAACTTCCGCATCTTCAGGGACTAGATCGAGCACTTTTTTCATGTTGGCGATGGCTCGGTCGGATTGACCGGCGTCGGCCTGAAGGCGTGACAGGTAGAAAAGTCCCAGAGCATCGCGTGAATTCTGGATGACGGCCTTTTGCAGGTAAGGGAATGCCTTGTCGTGCTGTCCGGTCTTGAAAAAGAAAATGCCGGTTTCACGACTGACCAACGGGTCATTGGCATCCATTTCCAACGCTTTCTGAAACGATGCAAGAGCGCTCTTGTTATCCTTGAGGCGCTGATGCGCTATGCCGAGTCCAATGTAGTCCATGGCGGAATACTCGGCCTTGGGCTTGTTGTTGAAGTAGGCGAGGGCGGTATTGGCCGGGGACATTTTGGCGCGGACCATTGGCTGCAAGCGCTTGAGCAGGGCATCGTTGTCTTCGCGTTCTCCAAAGGCTGGAGGCATGCGGCTTATTCTGTCGTTCAGATAGGATATACGTTCCGTCAGACCCGGGTGAGTCGACAGGTACGAAGGGATATTTGCGCCGCTGTCAAACCAGCGGTTCTTCATCATGATCTCAAAGGTCTGTGGCATGCCTTCAGGGTTGTATCCGGCCTTGACCATGGAGTTGAGACCGACGTGATCTGCTTCGCGTTCATCGTCCTGCGAATATTTGAGCATGGCGGTGTGCGCCAGCCCCTGTGTACCCATCATCACGGCTTGGGCAGCATCTCCGCCGCCTGCCATGCCGAGAAATACACCGGCCAGCATTCCGGCTACGGAAAGCATCCCGATTTTACCCTGCTTTTCTAGCCGGCTCGCCATGTGGCGCTGGGAAACGTGCGCGAGTTCGTGTGCAATGACGCCAGCAAGCTGTGATTCGGATTCCACTTCCTGGATCAGCCCTGTAAAAATATAGATATATCCGCCGGGGATGGCGAAGGCGTTGAGTATCGGATTGGCGACGACAGCGCTGGTGATAGTAAACGGCATAGGGCGCTTGGCCGCAACGATGCGCTGAACGAGCGTGTCCACATAATCGGTGATGTAGGTATCACCGACCATGCCCATCTGCATGCGGATGAGGCGATCAAAGTTCCTGCCCATTTCGTTTTCGTCACGAATGGTGATCTTCTTCGGTAAGATGCTCGCATGCGCAGATACTGCCGGAGTTACAATGAGCAACAACGCAAGCAACGGGGCAAATATGATGGAAAGGCGTTTCACGGGCAATCCTGTGTTGAGTTGATTGCGCTCATTGTAATCATTTATGGGGGTAAGGCAACCTTGTGCGTGGATATGCACTAAACAGCGAAGCGGCCCGGAGGCCGCTTCGTTTGTATCGTTTTGGTTGTTCCTATTTGGACATTGAGTCGAGGAACTGCTTGTTGTTTTTGGTGCCTTTCATCTTTCCTCTCAGGAACTCCATCGAATCCATGGAACTCATGGGTGACAGGAGCTTGCGGAGAATCCAGACTCGGTTGAGGACATCTTCGCCGAGAAGCAGCTCTTCCTTGCGGGTACCGGAGCGGTTGATGTCGATGGCAGGGTAGACGCGCTTCTCTGAGAGATGGCGATCCAGGTAGAGCTCCATGTTGCCGGTTCCTTTGAATTCTTCAAAGATGACTTCATCCATGCGGGAGCCGGTGTCGATGAGAGCGGTAGAGATAATGGTCAGGGAGCCGCCTTCCTCGATGTTTCGAGCGGCACCAAAGAATCGTTTGGGACGCTGCAGAGCGTTGGCATCGATACCGCCGGAAAGTACGCGGCCGGACGACGGGGTGACAGCGTTATACGCACGGCCCAGTCGGGTGATGGAATCGAGAAGAATGACAACGTCACGCTTGCGCTCGACCAGTCGCTTGGCTTTTTCAATGACCATGTCGGCAACCTGAACGTGGCGCTGCGGCGGTTCGTCGAAGGTGGAGGAAACAACCTCTGCCTTGACTGTGCGCTGCATGTCGGTCACTTCCTCAGGCCGTTCATCAATGAGGAGAACGATCAGATCGACCTCGGGATGATTGGCATTGATGGAGTTGGCTATGGTCTGGAGCATGATGGTCTTACCGGTGCGGGGCGGTGCCACGATGACGCCGCGCTGGCCTTTACCGATAGGAGCCAGAAGATCGATGATGCGGGAGGAGTAATTTTTGTCGCCGTTTTCCAGCTTGAGCTGTTCTTCGGGATACAGTGGGGTCAGGTTGTCGAACAGAACCAAATTTTTGGAGTGTTCGGGTTTTTCAAAGCCGATTTCGCTGACCCGTAGTAGTGCGAAATAGCGTTCGCCTTCTTTCGGTGGGCGAATCTGTCCGGAGACAACATCACCTTTACGCAGTCCGAAGCGGCGAATCTGGGACGGAGACACGTAGATGTCGTCTGGGCCCGGCATGTAAGAGTACATTGGAGAACGCAGGAAGCCGAATCCGTCGGGCAGGATTTCCAAAACGCCGTCGCCGAATATCTGGCCGTTTTGGGAGGCACACTGCTGCAGGAGCTCGAAAATCAGCTCCTGCTTGCGCATGCCGCTTGGGTTCTCTACCTCCAGCTGTACAGCCAGGTCAGTGAGATCCTGCATGGATTTGAGTTTGAGTTCCGCAAGATTGAGTTTGCTGACGCCGTTACCATTGGTAGACGTGCTGACAACTGGTTTTTTCTTGCTTTTTGTGGCGGGCTTGCGTTTTGGCTTTGTGGTTTCTTTGCCGGTTTTCTTTTCGGGCATAGGTGTGAAATTCAGTTTTTAAAGGGTTTTAGCATGATATATTGATGAGCCCTTTCGGGCTTCGTCGCAGATTGTAGTCACCTGCTGATAATGCGGGGTGAGAGGGGCAAATCATAGAAGTGCCCAAAGGGGGTAATTGTCATTACCTCGTGCTGCGGTCTGTCAGCGCTGTGCGCTGGAAAACAATATTGTGGGGTATATGAATCAAGCCGCAGATGCGGCGACAAAACCGAGTTATCCTAAACAGGAAGCCTTGACAACCCCTTAACGTCTATCTTTCGATAAAAACGTACCAGTACATGTTTATTCGCTGGATTCCTGCGCTGCGATGACGTCTGCAAACATTTCGTTGATGTCTTCCTTAATGGATTCCTGATCGCGGTCCACGGAATAAGCAAGTTCCATGGAAACCAGTCCCATTGCCTGTTCCAACAAGCGGCGCTCACCAAAGGAGAGTTCCTTGTCTTTTCCGATAAGGAACAGTTCTTTGAGAACATAAGCGACATCGCCGAGATCGCCGCTTTTCAGTTTTTCGGAATACTCACGATACCGTCGGTTCCAGTTCTGCCCGGTATACCCGGTGAATTCGGAACGGTCATTGAGGGACTCGAAAATAGCATGACCATGCTCAGCGTCACAGACAGGACGCAAACCAACATTGGTGGCATTGGCAACAGGCACCATTAATGTCACGTTGTTGCTAAGAATACGAACGATATAGAAGTCGGCTTTGACACCACCGATTTCCTGCGATTCGATTCGTTCGACTCGACCAACTCCCTGAGAGGGATACACAACTAATTCATTAACCTTGAACACTGGAAACCAAGCTCCTTGCTTCTGGCTTTTCACATGCGCAGATAGAGATCATACCTAAAACGGACGAAAGAGTCCATGGAGAAAGCCGACTAGCTGTCGGTCCTTGCCGGGGTCTCTTCTTTTCTCTCTTCTGTTTTTTCTTTCTCTTCGGGTACTGTGATGGAAAAACTGTTGATGTGCTGAGTGGCGAAGCCTGCGCCTCGTCTATAAAAAATATCTAACCCTTTGCTGGCGTGGGCCATCACTTCAGGGATATGGCTGGCATTTTCGGGAAGAAAGGGTTCCAGAACCCAATCGCTGATAGGTTTGTACTTGTCATCCGGTCGACCAACTCCCAATCGCAAGCGGTAAAAAGAAGGGGTATTGAGAAACTCCTGAATGGAAGTAAGGCCATTGTGACCATTGTTTCCACCGCCTTTCTTGAGCTTCATGCGACCGACTGGCAGATCCAGTTCGTCGTGGATGACCATCACCTTATCTGGAGTAAGGCCATGCCGTCCACATATTTTGGCGACAGCCTTTCCGCTTCGATTCATGTAGGTTTGCGGTTTGGCGAGGAGTCGGTATGCCCCGGCGAACTTTATCTTCCAGAGTTCGTAGTCTCCAGATTCCTCAATCCGCTCCAGGCGCATGTTCTTGCGAGCTTCACCCATGGTGAGCAGAGAATCTATGAGCATGAACCCTATATTATGGCGGGTATCTGCATACTTGGGGCCGGGATTGCCCAGGCCGACGATGACGCTTTTATATTCCATGGTGGTGCCGCAAGGTTACATTTGGAGTGTGCAAAGCAGTATAGCAGCGTCTTTGCCAGGAATCAAAAACTCCCGGAACACGGATAACCGTGCTCCGGGAGATCATAACATTATTGGGTCCGAAGTTATTCTTCGGTTGCTTCTGCAGTTTCTTCCGCAGCTTCTTCTTCACCCTCTTCAGCTTCGGACTCTTCAGCCTTCGGAGCAACGGTGATAACAGCGTAGTTTTCTTCAAAGGTGGGAACGACACCTTCGGGGAAGTTGATGTCTTCGAGGTGGACGGAGTCCATGATCTCGAGACCGGAAATGTCGATGGTGATGGTCTCAGGAATAGACATGGGCTTACAGACAACTTCAACAGTGTCACGAAGCACCTGCAGAGTACCACCGGCTTTTTCGCCCGGAGCGGAACCAACCAGCTCGAAAGGTACGGAAACCTTGATTTCGGAATCCAAGTCTACGCCGAAGAAGTCGACATGCTCGGGGAATCCGAGGATCGGCTCATTGCGGATGCGCCACAGCAGTGCAGGCATGGTTTCGGTCTTGCCATCTTTTTCGATGACCAGTTCGAAAACCTGGGAGTTACCGACCTGTGCGTAAGCTTTTTCCAGAGGAACCAGCTCTACCTGGACAGGAAGGTTTGCACCCTTGGCGTTGTAGTAGATGCCTGGGACCATGCCAGCGGCACGGAGGCGACGGTTGGGGCCTTTGCCCAGCTTGGTACGCTCTTGAACATTCAGTTTGAGCAGTTCTGCCATGATAGTTCTCCTTGTTACGCCCTGGCCGTTCACCATGAACGGACGCTCGCGCTTTAAAAGGTTGTGCGGCTGAGGTTCAACCGCCGTGATATTTCTTTATACGAACAGTACGGACACGGAAGATTCCGTGTGCACATTGTTGATGGCTTTGGCCAACAGGGAAGCTACGGAACGAACCTTGATCTTCTGACAGCAATTTTCGCCGTTCAGAGGGATGGTGTCGGTAACGATGACTTCGGAAAATGCGGATTCCTCAAGGCGCTGCATTGCAGGACCGGAAAGAACCGGGTGCGTGGCGCTGGCCATGACTTCCTTGGCGCCGTTATCCATGATGACGTTGGCGGCTGCACACATGGTACCGGCAGTGTCGATCATGTCATCAACGACGACAGCGACCTTGTCGCGGACATCGCCAATGATGTGCATGGCTTTAGCCTGGTTGGGTGCGTCGCGACGTTTGTCGACGATGGCAAGGGAGGCTCCGAGGCGCTTGGCGTAGGCACGGGCGCGTTCCACACCACCAGCATCCGGAGAGATAATGACGAAGTCGTCATCACGATCGCGGAGGTGCTCAAGCAGAACGGGAGCGGCGAACAGGTTGTCCACGGGACAGTCAAAGAATCCCTGGATCTGGCCTGCGTGCAGGTCACAAGTGACCAGACGCTGCATGCCTGCTGCGGACAACATGTCGGCAACCAGCTTGGCGGAAATGGGTGCTCTTGGAACGACCTTGCGGTCCTGACGGGCGTAGCCGAAGTACGGCACAACCGCTGTCACGCGAGAAGCGCTGGCACGCTTAAGCGCATCCAGCATCAGGCAGAGTTCCATGAGGTGGTAGTTGACGGGAGAGCAGGTGGGCTGGATGACAAAGACGTCATCGCCTCGAACGTTTTCGCCAATTTCGATACGGATTTCACCGTCGGAAAAGCGCTCACGAAGTACCGGTGACGGTTTGGTTCCCAGATGTTCGCAGATGGCCTCAGCCAACTGCGGGCTCGCAGAACCGCTGATGATCTTCAACTCTCCGTGCATGTCAATCCCCGCAAATGCAATGTTTTATGGAAAAAGTGGCTGGGGCGGGAGGATTTGAACCCCCGAATGTCAGGACCAAAACCTGATGTCTTACCACTTGACGACGCCCCAGCATGTATATTGCTTCAAGCCGTTCGCTGCGTTGCTGCCCGATTATTCGGCGTTTGTCAACAACGTCCGTCAGCGTTTCGTGACGGGAACGGTGGTCGGCATCGCTTTGCAGGACCGGCCTTTCGGCCGACGGTCTGTCATGAACAGGCCGTCATGAATATTTCAATACCGTTCTTCTCAAGGTGGGCAGCAGCACTTTCAGCGTTCGCTCTATCTCTGAACAATCCGAAAATCGTGGCTCCGGAACCGCTCATTGATGCGGCCATCGCACCAGACTGCATAAGCCTTTCCTTGATTGATCGCAGCTCTGGATGCTGCGAAAAAACTATCGATTCAAGGTCGTTTTCCACAACCAAGGTCGAATCGGGAGAAGAGTTCTTAGTAAGGTTCGCGGGCGTTGTCAAGGATTCCTTGATCGATATGGATTCCTGTTTTTCGTCCCACGCCTTGAAGGCCCACGGCGTATCAACGTGCAAATCGGGCATGGCCAGAAGCAGGGTGAAGCCGGACAGGGAGATGTCACTCGCTTCCAGCTTTTCGCCTACACCTTGCGCCCGAGCAGGGCCATCCATCAGAAAGAAAGGAACATCTGCGCCAAGTCCGACTGCGAGCTGAATCAGTTCATCATGGGGGAGGGCTTTTGTCCCGGCATTCTCGTTGAGCCAGCGCAGGATGGTTGCGCCATTGGACGAACCGCCCCCCAGGCCGCCGCCCATGGGAATGTTCTTGTTCAGTGTGACAAACATACCGGGTTGATACCCTGTAGCTTCGCCAAATGCCTTCCATGCCTTATAGATAAGGTTGGATGTTGATTCCAGATCAGGATTTTCAGGGCAACGCATGAACATGTGCTCGTCGTGACCGGGCTCTATGCGTATGGTGTCGTAGAGTCCGTGGATCGGATAGAAGAGCGTGTCGAGTTCATGATACCCGTCCTGACGCAGGCCGAGTACTTTCA from Pseudodesulfovibrio profundus encodes the following:
- a CDS encoding M48 family metallopeptidase; its protein translation is MKRLSIIFAPLLALLLIVTPAVSAHASILPKKITIRDENEMGRNFDRLIRMQMGMVGDTYITDYVDTLVQRIVAAKRPMPFTITSAVVANPILNAFAIPGGYIYIFTGLIQEVESESQLAGVIAHELAHVSQRHMASRLEKQGKIGMLSVAGMLAGVFLGMAGGGDAAQAVMMGTQGLAHTAMLKYSQDDEREADHVGLNSMVKAGYNPEGMPQTFEIMMKNRWFDSGANIPSYLSTHPGLTERISYLNDRISRMPPAFGEREDNDALLKRLQPMVRAKMSPANTALAYFNNKPKAEYSAMDYIGLGIAHQRLKDNKSALASFQKALEMDANDPLVSRETGIFFFKTGQHDKAFPYLQKAVIQNSRDALGLFYLSRLQADAGQSDRAIANMKKVLDLVPEDAEVHQHLGRMLGQSGDVFSGNLHLAYAAMYSGNIKKANYHAVQAEKDAKSDEQKKRLEDFQNTLKERTADT
- the rho gene encoding transcription termination factor Rho, with protein sequence MPEKKTGKETTKPKRKPATKSKKKPVVSTSTNGNGVSKLNLAELKLKSMQDLTDLAVQLEVENPSGMRKQELIFELLQQCASQNGQIFGDGVLEILPDGFGFLRSPMYSYMPGPDDIYVSPSQIRRFGLRKGDVVSGQIRPPKEGERYFALLRVSEIGFEKPEHSKNLVLFDNLTPLYPEEQLKLENGDKNYSSRIIDLLAPIGKGQRGVIVAPPRTGKTIMLQTIANSINANHPEVDLIVLLIDERPEEVTDMQRTVKAEVVSSTFDEPPQRHVQVADMVIEKAKRLVERKRDVVILLDSITRLGRAYNAVTPSSGRVLSGGIDANALQRPKRFFGAARNIEEGGSLTIISTALIDTGSRMDEVIFEEFKGTGNMELYLDRHLSEKRVYPAIDINRSGTRKEELLLGEDVLNRVWILRKLLSPMSSMDSMEFLRGKMKGTKNNKQFLDSMSK
- a CDS encoding CarD family transcriptional regulator; amino-acid sequence: MFKVNELVVYPSQGVGRVERIESQEIGGVKADFYIVRILSNNVTLMVPVANATNVGLRPVCDAEHGHAIFESLNDRSEFTGYTGQNWNRRYREYSEKLKSGDLGDVAYVLKELFLIGKDKELSFGERRLLEQAMGLVSMELAYSVDRDQESIKEDINEMFADVIAAQESSE
- the pth gene encoding aminoacyl-tRNA hydrolase, which codes for MEYKSVIVGLGNPGPKYADTRHNIGFMLIDSLLTMGEARKNMRLERIEESGDYELWKIKFAGAYRLLAKPQTYMNRSGKAVAKICGRHGLTPDKVMVIHDELDLPVGRMKLKKGGGNNGHNGLTSIQEFLNTPSFYRLRLGVGRPDDKYKPISDWVLEPFLPENASHIPEVMAHASKGLDIFYRRGAGFATQHINSFSITVPEEKEKTEERKEETPARTDS
- a CDS encoding 50S ribosomal protein L25, which codes for MAELLKLNVQERTKLGKGPNRRLRAAGMVPGIYYNAKGANLPVQVELVPLEKAYAQVGNSQVFELVIEKDGKTETMPALLWRIRNEPILGFPEHVDFFGVDLDSEIKVSVPFELVGSAPGEKAGGTLQVLRDTVEVVCKPMSIPETITIDISGLEIMDSVHLEDINFPEGVVPTFEENYAVITVAPKAEESEAEEGEEEAAEETAEATEE
- a CDS encoding ribose-phosphate diphosphokinase; protein product: MHGELKIISGSASPQLAEAICEHLGTKPSPVLRERFSDGEIRIEIGENVRGDDVFVIQPTCSPVNYHLMELCLMLDALKRASASRVTAVVPYFGYARQDRKVVPRAPISAKLVADMLSAAGMQRLVTCDLHAGQIQGFFDCPVDNLFAAPVLLEHLRDRDDDFVIISPDAGGVERARAYAKRLGASLAIVDKRRDAPNQAKAMHIIGDVRDKVAVVVDDMIDTAGTMCAAANVIMDNGAKEVMASATHPVLSGPAMQRLEESAFSEVIVTDTIPLNGENCCQKIKVRSVASLLAKAINNVHTESSVSVLFV
- the ispE gene encoding 4-(cytidine 5'-diphospho)-2-C-methyl-D-erythritol kinase, with amino-acid sequence MSIQEPISESILASPAKINIYLKVLGLRQDGYHELDTLFYPIHGLYDTIRIEPGHDEHMFMRCPENPDLESTSNLIYKAWKAFGEATGYQPGMFVTLNKNIPMGGGLGGGSSNGATILRWLNENAGTKALPHDELIQLAVGLGADVPFFLMDGPARAQGVGEKLEASDISLSGFTLLLAMPDLHVDTPWAFKAWDEKQESISIKESLTTPANLTKNSSPDSTLVVENDLESIVFSQHPELRSIKERLMQSGAMAASMSGSGATIFGLFRDRANAESAAAHLEKNGIEIFMTACS